ACTGGCTCGACGAATTCAACGCGCTGTATCCCGAAGTCACCTTTGCGCTGACGCTGTCGGACTCGCTGGCGAATCTGGTGCAGGAAGATATCGATCTGGCGATCCGCTTCGGCGTGCCGCAGGACAGCTCGCTGGTCGCCCGCAAGCTGGCGCCGAACCGGCGCGTGCTGTGCGCGTCGCCAGAGTACATCGCGCGCAAGGGCGAGCCGAAGGATCCGCACGATCTGGCAAATTTCGACTGCATCGTGCTGGCCACCGCCACCGGACTGGCGAACGAGTGGCGCTTCACGCGCGGCGACGAGGTGCAGCACTACACCGTGCCGTTCGAAACCGCCCGCGAGACCAACGACGGCGCCGTCGCCCGCGAATGGGCGCTGCGCGGCTACGGCATCGCGATCAAGTCGATGTGGGACGTGGAAGCGGACCTGCGCGCCGACGGCCTGAAAATCCTGCTGCCGGAATGGCGTTATCCGGACGCGCCGCTGCACGCGCTCTACCATCGCAACCGCTTCATGGCGCCGCGCGTGCGCGTATTGCTGGATTTCCTGAGCGAGCGTTTCGCACAGGTGTCGGACGAACTGGAAGGTCTGCTGGGCTTGCCGCCGGAGCGGCCGGGCGGCCAGGCGGGCGCGGAAACCGCGTCGCGCGAAGGGCTATAATAATGAGCTGCGCTGCAAACGTGCGCCGCAACTCGCCCGACAGTGGCCCAAAGCGCCGCCCCGCGGCCCGCCCGCACGTTTCGCCCCTCTTCACCTTTTAAACGACGCCCCCAGGTTAACCACTGCGACCGGCGAAATTAGATGACCAAGAAAGTTTATGTAAAGACCTTTGGCTGCCAGATGAACGAGTACGACTCCGACAAGATGGTCGACGTACTCGGCGCGGCTGAAGGACTCGTCAAGACCGACACGCCGGAAGACGCGGACGTCATTTTGTTCAACACGTGCTCGGTGCGCGAAAAGGCGCAGGAAAAAGTCTTCTCCGACCTCGGCCGTGTACGCGAGCTGAAAGAAGCGAATCCCAATCTGATCATCGGCGTGGGCGGTTGCGTGGCGAGCCAGGAAGGCGCCTCGATCGTTGCACGTGCACCTTATGTCGATCTGGTGTTCGGTCCGCAAACACTGCACCGCCTGCCGCAAATGATCGACAAGCGCCGCGAAAGCGGCCGCGCGCAAGTGGACATCTCGTTCCCGGAAATCGAAAAGTTCGATCATCTGCCGCCTGCGCGTGTGGACGGCCCGACCGCGTTCGTGTCGATCATGGAAGGCTGCAGCAAGTACTGCAGCTACTGCGTCGTGCCGTACACGCGCGGCGAAGAAGTGTCGCGTCCGCTGGACGACGTGCTGACCGAAATCGCCGGTCTCGCCGACCAGGGCGTGCGTGAAGTCACGCTGCTCGGCCAGAACGTGAACGCCTATCGCGGCGGCCTGACGCTCGGCTCGTCGGAAATCGCCGACTTCGCCACGCTGATCGAATACGTCGCGGATATTCCGGGCATAGAGCGGATTCGCTACACCACGTCGCATCCGAAGGAATTCACGCAGCGCCTGATCGACACCTACGCCAAGGTGCCGAAGCTCGTCAGCCACTTGCATCTGCCGGTGCAGCACGGCTCCGACCGCATTCTGATGGCCATGAAGCGCGGCTATACGGTGCTCGAATACAAGTCGGTGATCCGCAAGCTGCGCGCGATCCGCCCCGATCTGTCGCTCTCCACCGACATGATCGTCGGCTTCCCCGGCGAGACGGAAGAAGACTTCGACAAGATGATGACGCTCGTACACGAAATGAAGTACGACACCAGCTTCTCGTTCATCTACAGCCCGCGCCCCGGCACGCCGGCCGCGAATCTGCACGACGACACGCCGCGCGAAGTGAAGCTTAGGCGGCTGCAACATTTGCAGGCCACCATCGAGGAAAACGTGCAGCGCATCAGTGATTCGATGGTCGGCAAGATCGAGCGCATTCTGGTCGAGCGCCCGGCGCGCAAGGACCCGAACGAACTCGCGGGCCGCACCGAGAACAACCGGGTGGTAAATTTCCCGGCGCCGGTCGCCTCGCACGCGCGGCTGATCGGCCAGATGGTCGACGTGAAAATCGTCAAAGCGTACCCACATTCGCTACGTGGCGAACTCGTGCTGGTGCATGACGACGCGCCGGCCACGACCCACTAAGCGACGCCAACCCGCGACGCCAACCCGCGACGCCAACCCACGACGCCAGCCCGCGAACCGAAACCGACAGGATCGACCCACCGCCTTGAAGACCACTCAGCAGCATCTGGAATTCACCGCACCGCGCGACGACAACGCGCGGCTCGCCAACCTTTGCGGCCCGCTCGACGAAAATCTGCGCCAGATCGAGCAGGCGCTCGACGTGACGCTGCAACGCCGTGGCCACCGCATCACGATTCGCGGGCGCGGCGCGAAACTCGCGCTCACCGCGCTCGAAAAGTTCTACGACAACTCACAGAAGCCGCTGTCGGTCGACGACATCCAGCTTGCGCTCGTTGAAGTACGTCAACCGGCACGGCATCGCGCGAACGGCAACGGCCATGGCACGGAAGCAGTGGACCCGCGTTTCCCCGGCAATCCGGACCATCCGTTCGACCAGCCCGCCGACGTCGCTGAAGACGATCTCGAAGAGCTCGGCCCGAAGCTGTACACGCGGCGCGCGGATCTGCGCGGCCGCACGCCGGCGCAGCGCGAGTATCTGAAGCAGATCATCTCGCACGACGTGACCTTCGGCATCGGGCCGGCCGGCACCGGCAAGACCTATCTCGCGGTGGCCTGCGCGGTGGACGCGCTGGAGCGCGATCAGGTCAAACGCATCGTGCTGACACGGCCGGCTGTCGAAGCGGGCGAGCGTCTCGGCTTCCTGCCGGGCGATCTCGCGCAAAAGGTCGATCCGTACCTGCGTCCTTTGTACGACGCGCTGTACGACCTGCTCGGCTTCGACAAGACCGCCAAGATGTTCGAGCGGCAGATGATCGAGATCGCGCCGCTCGCGTACATGCGCGGCCGCACGCTGAACCACGCGTTCATCATCCTCGACGAGGCGCAGAACACCACGCCCGAGCAGATGAAGATGTTCCTCACGCGGATCGGCTTCGGCTCGAAGGCGGTGGTCACCGGCGACACGACCCAGGTCGACTTGCCGCGCGGCCACAAGAGCGGGCTGATCGAAGCGCAACAGGTGCTGGCCGACGTGCGCGGTATCGCGCTCACGCGCTTTACCAGTGCGGACGTGGTGCGGCATCCGCTGGTCGCGCGAATTGTGGAGGCGTACGATGCGCATTCGCAAAAAAACCGCCAGTCCGGCCGATTCGCGCTAATCACCGGCAGCCGCAACGAACGCACTGCACGCAACGAAAGCACCACCACGAAACCGCATGAGCCGCACCCCGAAACTGACGTTGAATCTGCAATTCCCCGCCGCCAAAGCCTGGCCGGAACACAAGGCGCTGCTGCCGCGCGCCACCGTGGCCGGCTGGATCAAGGCGGCGCTCTTCGCGGACGGTGAGCTGACCGTGCGTTTCGTCGATGCCGAAGAAGGCCGCACGCTGAACCGCACCTATCGCGGCAAGGATTATTCGACCAACGTGCTGACCTTCGCCTACGCCGAATCGGAAGACGATCCGGTGACAGGCGACCTGATCCTGTGCTGTCCGGTGGTGGAGAAAGAAGCCGCCGAGCAGGGCAAGCCGCTGCTCGCGCACTACGCGCATCTGCTCGTGCACGGCACGCTCCACGCCCAAGGCTACGACCACGAAGCCGAAGAAGAAGCCGAAGAGATGGAAGCGATCGAAACGGAGATCCTCGGCAAGCTCGGGTTTCCCGATCCTTACCAGTAGGCGTCGATCGCCGAAGCACCCGTCACGTCCAACCGTTCAAAGCCCATCGTGAGTACCTCCGCCCCTGAAGCCGACACCCGAATGCCCTGCCCGGACTATCCCCCGGTGCTCGGCGATTCGCGGCTTCTGACGGACGAGGAATTGCGCGCATCGCTCGAATGCACGATGCGCGACTGGGATCGCAAGAGCGATTTATGGCTGTTCGGCTATGGTTCGCTGATCTGGAATCCCGGCCTGCCCACCGTCGAAGCAGCCCGCTCAAGAGTTCACGGCTACCATCGTGGCCTCTATCTCTGGTCGCGCGTGAATCGCGGCACGCCCGAGCAGCCGGGCCTCGTGCTCGCGCTCGATCGCGGCGGTTCGTGCACCGGCATAGCGTTCCGGCTCGCGGCCGAAGGCTCGGCGCCGCATCTCGAAGCGCTCTGGCGCCGCGAAATGGCAATGGGCTCGTACCGTCCGGCGTGGTTGCCGTGCGTGCTCGCCGACGGCCGGCGCGTCGACGCGCTGGCGTTCGTGATGCGCCGCGACGTGCCGAGCTACACCGGCAAGTTGCGCGACGACGTCGTCAAAACCGTGTTCGGCTGTGCGTGCGGGCGCTATGGCACCACGCTGGATTACGTCAGCCGCACCGTGCATGCGCTGCGTGAAAGCGGCATGCCTGACCGCGCGCTCGAAGCGCTACTCGAACGGTGCCGCGAGGAAAGTCACGGAACTGGACTAACAGCAGGCTTGAGAGCGGACCTGAAATAACCGTCACGAGCGGCGCTTTTTTTCTCGAAAACGCTTTTCCGCGCGTAATCAGTTAGGATTGACCCACGCCCGCCCGTCATGGCGAAGCCGCTTTACCCCAGCTTCACTCATCGCCCAGCCCGGCAGGACACGGTCCTGCCATGTGCCTGGTGTATCCTTAATGCTCTGCAACAGCGCGCCCAGTCTTGCCGGGCGCACTACCATGAACGACACGTATCCCAGTCGACGCCATACCGACAAACCGCAGGAAAAACGCTCGCTCCTCGAGCGTCTGACCGACTTCATCTCGCCCGAGCCCGACTCGCGCGCCGAACTTCTGGAAATCTTGCAGGACGCGCATGAGCGCAACCTGATCGACGCCGACTCGCTGTCGATGATCGAAGGCGTATTCCAGGTGTCCGAACTCAGCGCGCGCGACATCATGGTGCCGCGCGCGCAAATGGACGCGATCAACATCGCGGACAATCCCGCCGAATTCATCCCTTACGTGCTGGAAAAAGCGCACTCGCGCTATCCCGTCTACGAGGGCAATCGCGACAACATCATCGGCGTGCTGCTGGCCAAAGACCTGCTGCGCTACTACGCCGAAGAAGAATTCGACGTGCGCGGCATGCTGCGCCCCGCTGTGTTCATCCCCGAATCGAAGCGTTTGAATGTGCTGCTGCACGATTTCCGCGTGAATCGCAATCACCTCGCGGTGGTGGTCGACGAATACGGCGGCGTGGCCGGCCTGATTACGATCGAAGACGTGCTGGAACAGATCGTCGGCGACATTGAGGACGAATACGATTTCGACGAGGAAAGCGGCAACATCATCGCCTCGCCCGACGGACGCTTCCGCGTGCGCGCGCTGACCGAAATCGAACAGTTCAACGAAGCCTTCGGCACCCATTACCCGGACGACGAAGTCGATACGATCGGCGGACTCGTCACGCATCACTTCGGGCGGGTACCGCATCGTGGTGAAAAAGTCCGCCTCGACGATCTGATCTTCGAGATTCTGCGCGGCGACGCCCGCCAGATTCATATGCTGCTGGTGCGCCGCGATCCGCTCGCCGGCCAGCGCGAGCGCGAAGCGCAGCACGTGCAGACCTGACCCGGTTCCGGCCGGTTCTCTCTTCACTTCTTCAACCCGCTTTTCGACCGCTTTTCAACCCTTCACGCCGACCGCGCAACAATGGCCGACCCGATGACTTCCCGCTCGCGCCGCGGCGTGAGCGCCTCTGCCGCCCAGCAAACACGCGGTCGCACGCTGCCCCGCTGGCACTACCTCGTCGCGCTGGCCGCGGGCGCGGCCAATACGCTTTCGTTCGCACCGACGCCGCACGGCGGCTGGCTCGAACTCGCGATCTTCGCGTTCTTCTTCGCCTGGCTCACGCGCACTACCGGCTGGAAGAGCGCGGCGCTGACCGGCGGCGCGTTCGGCTTCGGCAATTTCGTGACCGGCGTGTGGTGGCTCTACGTGAGCATGCATTTCTACGGCGGCATGGCGGCTCCGCTGGCCGGCGCGGCCGTCGCGCTGTTCTCGCTCTATCTAGCCGTTTATCCCGCGCTGGCGGCGGCCGTCTGGTCGTTCTGCGCCGGTCACGCGCGCAATGGCGCGGCCGACGACGACACGCCGTTCTCGCCCACATGGCACGGCGCGCTGGCGTTCGCGAGCGCGTGGGCGATCGGCGAATGGTTGCGCGGCACGGTGTTCACGGGCTTTCCGTGGCTCGCGAGTGGTTACGCTCAAGTGGACGGCCCGTTCGCCGGCTTCGCGCCGGTGGCGGGCGTGTACGGCGTCGGCTGGATGCTGGCGCTGGTGGCTGCGCTGATCGTGCAGGCGCTGTTGCCGCTGCTGCCTTCGCGCCAACCGGGCGGAAGCAGCGGCGCCAGCCGCAATGGCGGGAAACCGGGCGTGTCGCGCGTCGTGGTGCCGGGCGCGATCGCGCTGGCGCTGATCGCAGCCGGTCTGCTGCTGCCGCTCGTCCAATGGACCGTGCCGGCCAATGCGCCGCTGACCGTGCGCCTGCTGCAAGGCAACGTCAAACAGGAAATGAAGTTCGAGGAAGCCGGCATGCGCGCCGCGATCGACCAGTATCAGCAGATGATTACCTCGAAGCCGGCCGATCTGATCGTCACGCCGGAAACCGCGATTCCGGTGCTCGCGCAGCAATTGCCGGCGCCCTTTGCGTCGGCGGTGCGCAACTTCTCGGACACCACGGGCAGCGCGATCCTGTTCGGCGCGATCGGCGGCACGATTACGCCGGAAGGCCAGGTGATCGACTATACGAACAGCCTGTTCGGCGTCACGCCCGGCACGCGCGACGTGTATCGCTACGACAAGCATCACCTCGTGCCATTCGGCGAATTCGTGCCGTGGGGATTCCGCTGGTTCGTCAACCTGATGAGCATTCCGCTCGGCGATTTCTTCCGTGGCGCGCCGGTGCAGAAGCCGTTCATCGTCCACAATCAGCCGGTTGCCGTGGACATTTGCTACGAGGATATTTTCGGCGAAGAGATTGCGCGGACCATTCGCGAAAGCGATACGCCCGCTGGCGTGCTGGTCAATTCGACCAATCTGGCCTGGTTCGGCGACACGATTGCGCTCGACCAGCATCTGCAGATCGCGCGCATGCGTTCGCTGGAAACCGGCCGCCCGATGCTGCGCGCGACCAACACCGGCATGACCGCCGCGATCGATGCCAACGGCAAGGTGCTCGGGCGCCTGACGCCGTACACGGTCGGCTCGCTCGACCTCACGGTGCAGGGCACTTCCGGCAGCACGCCGTATGTCACGAGCGGCAACAACACCGTGCTGGCGGTTTCATTGTTCCTGCTGGCGTTCGGCTTTGCGTTCGGACCGGGTATCAGGCGGCGGCAGAACGGCAAGCAATGAGGCGCCGGCTCAGTTGACGGGCACCGTGTCGATGAACGACTGGCGCAGCGAGAGCTTCTGGAAGTGTTTGTCCAGATTCGGATGCGGTTCGCGCCAGTTCAATTCGGGCATGCGGAAATCCAGATAGCCCAACGCGCAGCCCACCGCGATGTCGGCGAGCGTGTAGTGATTGCCCGCACACCACATCTTGCCGCCTAATCCCTGCCCCATCGCGATCAAAGCTTCATCGATCTTGCGCTGCTGGCGCGCGACCCACGCTTCCACGCGCTGCTCGGGCGCGCGCTGCGTGCCTTCGAGACGGATCAGCACCGCCGCTTCCAGCACGCCGTCGGCGAGCGCTTCCCAGCAGCGCACCTCGACACGCTCGCGCCCCGACTGGGGAATCAGCTTGCCGACCGGCGACAGCGTATCCACGTATTCGCAGATGACCCGCGAGTCGAACACCGCTTCGCCGTCTTCCATCACGAGGCACGGCACTTTGCCAAGCGGATTGAAAGTGTGAATTCTGGTGTCCGGCGCCCAGACATTCTCGGGCACCAGTTCGTAGTCGATTTTCTTGTCGGCCAGCACGATCCGCGCTTTACGTACGAAGGGGCTGCCGAGCGAACCGATGAGTTTCATCATTACCATCTGCCTTTTCCTGAATCCGGCGAAAGTATAAGTGGTTGGCGGCTTAAGCGAGCGTTCACGCGCGTCATGGCGACGCTTCGCGAGCCGCATGCAGACTCGCTGTGGACGGATTGCAACAGCGCCGTGCGCGCCTTCGCCTCCACTTGCGCCAGTATCCCGCGCAAAATAACTCCGCGCATGGGCGCTACAATCGCACGATGAACCAGCCGACCGAACCCACCATCGCCATCGACGTCTACCGCACGCGCCGTGAGCGCATACTCGCCGCGCTCCGGGCGGCGGGCGGCGGCGTCGCCATTGTCCCCACCGCGCCGGAGGCGTTGCGTAACCGGGACGCCGATTATCCCTATCGGCACGACAGCTATTTCTACTACCTGACCGGCTTCACCGAACCCGAGGCGTTGCTGGTGCTCGACGCCAGCGCCGCGCCCGGCGAGCCGGCTTCGGTGCTGTTCTGCCGCGAGAAGAATGTCGAGCGCGAAACGTGGGAAGGTTTCCGCTTCGGCCCGGACGGCGCGCGCGCGGCTTTCGGTTTCGACGCGGCTTTCGCCATCGGCGAAATCGATACGCAACTGCCGCGTCTGCTTGCCGACAAGCCGTCGTTGCACTACGCGCTCGGCACCTCGCCGCAACTGGACGAACGGGTGCGCGGCTGGCTCGACGCGGTGCGGGCTCAAGCCCGCGGCGGTGTCGCCGCACCGGCCGCCGCGCACGATCTGATTCCGTTGCTCGACGACATGCGGCTCATCAAGGACGACCACGAACTCGCCATCATGCGCCGGGCCGGGCAGATTTCCGCCGAGGCGCATCGTCGCGCGATGGCAGCGTGCCGTCCCGGCGTGCACGAGTACGAACTCGAAGCCGAACTGCTCTACACGTTCCGCAAGTTCGGCGCACAGGCGCCGGCTTACACGTCGATCGTCGCGGCCGGCGCGAATGCCTGCGTGCTGCACTACCCGGCGGGCAATGCGATGGCTCGGGACGGCGACCTGATCCTGATCGACGCGGCCTGCGAGCTCGACGGCTACGCGTCCGACATCACCCGCACCTTCCCCGCGAGCGGCCGCTTCACGCCGGCGCAGCGCGAGCTGTACGACATCGTGCTGGCCGCGCAGCAAGCCGCCATCGACGCGACCCGGGCCGGCGCCACCTTCGACGACCCGCACCAGGCCGCCGTGCGTGTGCTGTCGCAGGGCCTGCTCGACACCGGCATCATCGAGCGAGCGAAGTTTGCCTCGGTCGACGACGTGATCGCCGAGCGCGCCTACGTGCCCTTCTATATGCACCGCACCGGCCACTGGCTCGGCATGGACGTGCACGACGTGGGCGACTACCGCGAACGCGGCGCGGCGCGCGACGAAGCGGGCGCGCTGCCGTGGCGCACGCTGCAGGCCTCGATGACGCTGACCATCGAGCCCGGCCTGTATATCCGGCCGACCGAAGGCGTGCCCGAGTGCTACTGGAACATCGGCATCCGCATCGAGGACGACGCCATCGTCACGCCGGACGGCTGTGAGCTGATCACGCGCGGCGTGCCCGTTGCCGCCGACGAGATCGAGGCGCTGATGCTGGAAGCCCGCGCGGCCCAGGAAGCCGTGAAGTAACTCGGGGAAGTAACTCAGGAAATGACCCAGGGAAGTAACTCGCAAGGAAGTAATCCGCAATGAACGACGTTTCCCAGTCGACGGTGATTCTGAAGCCCGGCGCGGGCGGCCACCCATTCGATTTCGACGTGACGATCGTCGGCGCCGGTCCGGTCGGGCTGGCGCTGGCCGGCTGGCTCGCGCGCCGCAGCGCGACGCGGGCACTGAAGATCGCGCTCATCGACGCGCGCGAGCCGGAAGATTCGATCGCCGATCCGCGCGCCATCACCGTATCTCACGGCAGCCGGATGATCCTGGAGCCGCTGCGCTGGCCCGCCGACGCCACCGCGATCCGGCGCATTCACGTCTCGCAGCGCGGCCACTTCGGCCGCACGCTGATCGACCACAGCGAACACGGTTTGCCGGCGCTCGGCTACGTGCTGCGGTACGGCTCGATCGTCCACGGTCTCGCCGAGGCGGTGCACGCCACCCCGGTGCACTGGTTCCGCTCCACCTCGGCCGGGGCGCCGACGCAGGAACTCGACGGCGTCACGCTGCCGATCGAAACCGCGGGCGTCACGCGGCAGTTGCGTACGCGCATTCTGGTGAATGCCGAAGGCGGCCTGTTCGGCGACCAGAAGTCAGGTCGAGGCGTGGCCAAAGGCGCCAGCGCGAAGGTGGACCAGCAGTCCGACCACCACGCGGACGCCGAAACTCCCGACAATCGGGCCGCCGGCATCGAGACGAAAGACGCCGGTCAACAAACTGGCCGGGACGGCGCCGCCGCGCGGCACGCTGGCCGAACCGCCGTCGAACCCGGCTCGCGCGACTACGGCCAGACCGCGCTCGTCGGCACCGTGACCGTGTCCTCACCACAACCGCACGTCGCGTGGGAGCGCTTCACGTCGCAAGGTCCGATCGCGTTGCTGCCGACGGGCGGCGTGCGCGGCGCCGACTACGCGCTGGTCTGGTGCTGCGCGCCCGAGGAAGCCGCGCGCCGCGCGCAACTCTCCGACGAAGCCTTCCTGCATGAACTCGGCGCCGCATTCGGCGACCGCATGGGCCGCTTCACGCACATCAAGGGGCGCGCGTCGTTCCCGTTAGGGCTGAACGCTGTGGAAACGCTCGTCGACGGGCATATCGTCGCGATCGGCAATGCGGCGCAGACGCTGCACCCGGTGGCGGGTCAAGGGCTGAATCTCGGTCTGCGCGACGCGCACTCGCTTGCCGACGCCCTCTCGACGGAAGGCCCGACGCCGCTCGCGCTGGCCACCTTCGCGCAACGCCGCGCACTCGACCGGCGCATGACGATCGGCGCCACCGACACGCTCGCGCGCCTCTTCACCGTCGACTTCGCGCCGCTCGCGATCATGCGCGGCCTCGCCCTCACCGCGCTCGAATTCCTGCCGCCGGTGAAAACCGCGCTGGCACGGCAAATGATGTTCGGACAGCGGCGCTAGGCACGTCACCCGCTCGCGCCGCACGGCCTTTTTGCTTCACGCGCAAGGTGCCGCGCGGGCGGTGCCGGTTCTATGAACCGGCGCACTTTCATAGAAGATTTAATGGGTTACGAGAGACACATGTCGGGTGTCGGCTATCTGTTAACGCTAAAATAGCGGTTTTCCCTCGCATTTCGCGAACGCTCCGATTGACAGAAACTGGGCAATCGGTCGCGCGCGTTCACCGCGTCTCACGTTATGCCCACTCTCGGCTCCCACAATCTGCGTAATAACCTGTTCGTCGCGCCCATGGCCGGCGTGACCGACCGGCCGTTCCGGCAGCTCTGCAAACGGCTGGGCGCAGGCTACGCGGTGTCGGAAATGGTCGCCTCGAACGCGCAGTTGTGGAAAAGCGAGAAGACCATGCGCCGCGCCAATCACGCGGGCGAGGTCGAACCGATCGCCGTGCAGATCGCCGGCGCCGATCCGGCCATGATGGCCGAAGCGGCCCGCTACAACGTGGCGAACGGCGCGCAGATCATCGACATCAACATGGGCTGCCCGGCCAAGAAGGTGTGCAACGTGGCGGCCGGTTCGGCCCTGTTGCAGAACGAGCCGCTGGTGCAGCGCATCGTCGAGGCGGTGGTCGGCGCGGTGGGCGTCGGGCCCGACGCGGTGCCCGTCACGCTCAAGATCCGCACCGGCTGGAATCGCGAGAACCGGAACGCGCTGAGCGTCGCGCGTCTGGCCGAATCGGCCGGTATTTCGATGCTGACCGTGCATGGCCGCACGCGCGCCGACCTGTATCACGGCGAGGCCGAATACGACACCATCGCCGCAGTGAAAGCGGCCGTGCGCATTCCGGTGGTCGCCAACGGCGACATTACGTCGCCGCAAAAAGCACGCGAGGTGTTGGCCGCCACCGGTGCCGACGCGATCATGATTGGCCGCGCCGCGCAAGGGCGCCCGTGGCTGTTCCGCGAGATCGGCCATTTCCTGCAAACGGGTGAGTTGCTGCCGCCGCCGCGCATCGACGAAATCCAGCAGGTGATGAACGAGCATCTCGAAGACCACTATGCCTTCTACGGCGAATTTACGGGCGTGCGCACTGCGCGCAAGCACATCGGCTGGTACACTCGCGGCCTTTCTGGCGCCAACGTGTTCCGGCATCGCATGAATACGCTGGACACCACACGCGAACAACTCCTCGCCGTCAACGAGTTCTTCGACGCACAAAAGGCGATCTCCGACCGCCTCGTCTACGTCGACGAAACGCTCAGCACGGACGAGGACCCAACCGACCGACTAGCAGCATGAGCAAGAACAATATCGAACAATCTGTCCGCGACAGCCTGGGCATGTATTTCCAGGATCTCGACGGCTCCAATCCGCACGACGTCTACGACATGGTGATTTCGTGCGTGGAAAAACCTCTGCTCGAAGTGGTGCTCGAGCAGGCCGGCGGCAATCAGTCGCTGGCCGCCGAGTATCTCGGCATCAACCGCAATACGCTGCGCAAGAAGCTGCAACAGCACGGTTTGTTGTAGTTTTTCCGGCGCCCTGCCACGTTTCCCTTCGGCTTTTCGTCTTCATCATGATCAAGCAAGCGCTCATCTCCGTTTCCGACAAGTCCGGCATCGTCGACTTCGCCAAATCGCTGTCGGACCTCGGCGTCAGGATCCTGTCGACCGGCGGCACCGCGAAACTGCTCGCGGACGCGGGCCTCTCCGTCACCGAGGTCGCCGACTACACCGGCTTCCCGGAAATGCTGGACGGGCGCGTGAAAACGCTGCATCCGAAGGTGCACGGCGGCATTCTGGCGCGCCGCGACCTGCCGGAACACATGGCGGCGCTTGAAAAGCACGACATTCCGACCATCGACCTGCTGGTCGTGAATCTGTATCCGTTCGTGCAGACCGTGTCGAAAGAGGAATGCTCGCTGGAAGACGCGATCGAGAACATCGACATTGGCGGCCCGACCATGCTGCGCTCGGCCGCGAAGAACCATCGCGACGTGACGGTGGTGGTCGATCCGGCCGATTACGCGGTCGTACTCGACGAAATGCGCGCGAACAGCAACGCCGTGTCGTACAAGACGAACTTCCGCCTTGCCACCAAGGTGTTCGCGCACACCGCGCAGTACGACGGCGCGATCACGAACTACCTGACGAGCCTGACCGACCAGTTGCAACATTCGTCGCGCAACGCTTACCCGGCCACGTTCAACCTGGCGTTCAACAAGGTGCAGGATCTGCGCTACGGCGAAAACCCGCATCAGAGCGCGGCGTTCTACCGCGACCTGTCGGTGCCGGCCGGCGCACTCGCCAACTACAACCAGTTGCAAGGCAAGGAACTGTCGTACAACAACATCGCGG
This genomic stretch from Paraburkholderia dioscoreae harbors:
- a CDS encoding LysR family transcriptional regulator, which codes for MDNLGDIRLFVEAAQQGSLSAAGRKMGLTPAAASARLAKLEAGLKARLFERTTRQLRLTDEGRLYLNCCRQALQSLDDAEAALQAGQGVVRGKVRVSATSDFGRNLLMHWLDEFNALYPEVTFALTLSDSLANLVQEDIDLAIRFGVPQDSSLVARKLAPNRRVLCASPEYIARKGEPKDPHDLANFDCIVLATATGLANEWRFTRGDEVQHYTVPFETARETNDGAVAREWALRGYGIAIKSMWDVEADLRADGLKILLPEWRYPDAPLHALYHRNRFMAPRVRVLLDFLSERFAQVSDELEGLLGLPPERPGGQAGAETASREGL
- the ybeY gene encoding rRNA maturation RNase YbeY; protein product: MSRTPKLTLNLQFPAAKAWPEHKALLPRATVAGWIKAALFADGELTVRFVDAEEGRTLNRTYRGKDYSTNVLTFAYAESEDDPVTGDLILCCPVVEKEAAEQGKPLLAHYAHLLVHGTLHAQGYDHEAEEEAEEMEAIETEILGKLGFPDPYQ
- the lnt gene encoding apolipoprotein N-acyltransferase, translated to MADPMTSRSRRGVSASAAQQTRGRTLPRWHYLVALAAGAANTLSFAPTPHGGWLELAIFAFFFAWLTRTTGWKSAALTGGAFGFGNFVTGVWWLYVSMHFYGGMAAPLAGAAVALFSLYLAVYPALAAAVWSFCAGHARNGAADDDTPFSPTWHGALAFASAWAIGEWLRGTVFTGFPWLASGYAQVDGPFAGFAPVAGVYGVGWMLALVAALIVQALLPLLPSRQPGGSSGASRNGGKPGVSRVVVPGAIALALIAAGLLLPLVQWTVPANAPLTVRLLQGNVKQEMKFEEAGMRAAIDQYQQMITSKPADLIVTPETAIPVLAQQLPAPFASAVRNFSDTTGSAILFGAIGGTITPEGQVIDYTNSLFGVTPGTRDVYRYDKHHLVPFGEFVPWGFRWFVNLMSIPLGDFFRGAPVQKPFIVHNQPVAVDICYEDIFGEEIARTIRESDTPAGVLVNSTNLAWFGDTIALDQHLQIARMRSLETGRPMLRATNTGMTAAIDANGKVLGRLTPYTVGSLDLTVQGTSGSTPYVTSGNNTVLAVSLFLLAFGFAFGPGIRRRQNGKQ
- a CDS encoding HlyC/CorC family transporter, whose translation is MNDTYPSRRHTDKPQEKRSLLERLTDFISPEPDSRAELLEILQDAHERNLIDADSLSMIEGVFQVSELSARDIMVPRAQMDAINIADNPAEFIPYVLEKAHSRYPVYEGNRDNIIGVLLAKDLLRYYAEEEFDVRGMLRPAVFIPESKRLNVLLHDFRVNRNHLAVVVDEYGGVAGLITIEDVLEQIVGDIEDEYDFDEESGNIIASPDGRFRVRALTEIEQFNEAFGTHYPDDEVDTIGGLVTHHFGRVPHRGEKVRLDDLIFEILRGDARQIHMLLVRRDPLAGQREREAQHVQT
- the miaB gene encoding tRNA (N6-isopentenyl adenosine(37)-C2)-methylthiotransferase MiaB; its protein translation is MTKKVYVKTFGCQMNEYDSDKMVDVLGAAEGLVKTDTPEDADVILFNTCSVREKAQEKVFSDLGRVRELKEANPNLIIGVGGCVASQEGASIVARAPYVDLVFGPQTLHRLPQMIDKRRESGRAQVDISFPEIEKFDHLPPARVDGPTAFVSIMEGCSKYCSYCVVPYTRGEEVSRPLDDVLTEIAGLADQGVREVTLLGQNVNAYRGGLTLGSSEIADFATLIEYVADIPGIERIRYTTSHPKEFTQRLIDTYAKVPKLVSHLHLPVQHGSDRILMAMKRGYTVLEYKSVIRKLRAIRPDLSLSTDMIVGFPGETEEDFDKMMTLVHEMKYDTSFSFIYSPRPGTPAANLHDDTPREVKLRRLQHLQATIEENVQRISDSMVGKIERILVERPARKDPNELAGRTENNRVVNFPAPVASHARLIGQMVDVKIVKAYPHSLRGELVLVHDDAPATTH
- a CDS encoding gamma-glutamylcyclotransferase, with the translated sequence MPCPDYPPVLGDSRLLTDEELRASLECTMRDWDRKSDLWLFGYGSLIWNPGLPTVEAARSRVHGYHRGLYLWSRVNRGTPEQPGLVLALDRGGSCTGIAFRLAAEGSAPHLEALWRREMAMGSYRPAWLPCVLADGRRVDALAFVMRRDVPSYTGKLRDDVVKTVFGCACGRYGTTLDYVSRTVHALRESGMPDRALEALLERCREESHGTGLTAGLRADLK